The Lentzea guizhouensis genome contains a region encoding:
- a CDS encoding IucA/IucC family C-terminal-domain containing protein: MEANSDPDGITATALLNCLRREVAEVTTTADHLLLKLPHTGALLRARTGRWPSSPELLAGTWHPITWHELAVLIVKELGTAPVGFLDEIAASHSAIAAILATRGAPPNDAYQRSEQALIAGHRYHPAPKSRGSLPASAWLPYAPETHAAFRLAVLHGDFVDAGDVALPAGSLPAHPLQLSLLGLSGDADGPLVWPTSSVRTVYDPAADLFYKFSLDIQITNDIRRLWTYDLHWIPPLAQVLRPVFADIAATYPGTAFLLDRGYRTSPSCFEGLAVVVRDGIRRHTWPGVTPLLAAGIAEGFPGNPLDALVDPAAWFRAYVSAVAPPVLHAFFAHGVVMESHMQNVLVGVDSAGMPVQAFYRDHEGMRLLPSHTSLLSSVDGDLAGARGVSEAKGWERLQYCLIVNHLMEIAGAVHARHPGVDLWGEARAVFAAYAEEHGSPPLLRALLESSPSVPAKANLLLRWTRAEGAASRYVDCPNPLRSTPAPS; the protein is encoded by the coding sequence GTGGAAGCGAACTCCGACCCCGACGGCATCACCGCGACCGCGCTGCTGAACTGCCTGCGCCGCGAGGTCGCCGAGGTGACCACCACCGCCGACCACCTGCTGCTGAAGCTCCCGCACACCGGCGCCCTCCTGCGCGCCCGCACCGGCCGCTGGCCCTCGTCCCCCGAACTCCTCGCCGGCACCTGGCACCCCATCACCTGGCACGAACTGGCCGTCCTCATCGTCAAGGAGCTCGGCACGGCCCCCGTCGGCTTCCTCGACGAGATCGCCGCCTCCCACTCCGCCATCGCCGCCATCCTCGCCACCCGCGGTGCCCCGCCGAATGATGCGTACCAGCGCTCCGAACAGGCCCTGATCGCCGGCCACCGCTACCACCCGGCCCCCAAGAGCCGCGGCTCCCTGCCCGCCTCCGCCTGGCTCCCGTACGCCCCGGAAACGCACGCTGCCTTCCGGTTGGCGGTGCTGCACGGCGACTTCGTGGACGCGGGCGACGTGGCCCTGCCCGCCGGCTCGTTGCCCGCCCACCCGCTGCAGCTCTCGTTGCTGGGCCTGTCCGGGGACGCTGACGGCCCGCTGGTCTGGCCGACCTCCTCGGTCCGCACGGTCTACGACCCGGCAGCCGACCTGTTCTACAAGTTCAGCCTCGACATCCAGATCACCAACGACATCCGCCGGCTCTGGACCTACGACCTCCACTGGATCCCACCACTCGCGCAGGTGCTGAGGCCGGTGTTCGCCGACATCGCCGCCACCTACCCCGGCACCGCCTTCCTGCTGGACCGCGGCTACCGCACCTCGCCGTCGTGCTTCGAGGGCCTGGCCGTGGTCGTCCGCGACGGCATCCGCCGGCACACCTGGCCAGGCGTCACCCCACTGCTGGCCGCGGGGATCGCCGAGGGTTTCCCCGGCAACCCGCTCGACGCTCTCGTCGACCCGGCTGCCTGGTTCCGCGCGTACGTGTCGGCTGTCGCGCCGCCGGTGCTGCACGCCTTCTTCGCCCACGGCGTGGTGATGGAGAGCCACATGCAGAACGTGCTGGTGGGTGTGGATTCCGCTGGTATGCCCGTGCAGGCGTTCTACCGGGATCACGAGGGCATGCGGTTGCTGCCGTCGCACACCTCGCTGTTGTCCTCAGTGGACGGGGACCTGGCCGGGGCGCGCGGGGTGTCCGAGGCGAAGGGGTGGGAGCGGCTGCAGTACTGCCTGATCGTGAACCACCTGATGGAGATCGCGGGGGCGGTGCACGCTCGCCATCCCGGAGTGGACCTCTGGGGGGAGGCTCGGGCGGTGTTCGCCGCGTATGCCGAGGAGCACGGGTCGCCGCCGTTGTTGAGGGCGTTGCTGGAGAGCAGTCCGTCGGTGCCGGCGAAGGCGAACCTGCTGTTGAGGTGGACGAGGGCGGAAGGCGCTGCCAGCCGTTACGTCGACTGCCCGAACCCGCTGAGGAGCACGCCGGCGCCGTCGTGA
- a CDS encoding TrkH family potassium uptake protein — MISGPAMSGWRHPARLVVLAFLAATAAGTALFMLPVAAEPGRSTGLLTALFTAVSGITGTGLAVVDTGAHWSTFGEVVLLVLCQIGGFGIMTMASVLALLVSHRLGLHMQLTVKTETNTLNLGHVRRVIAGVVTISLAVEAIGAAVLATRFWLGYDMTLGRALYEGVFHAVSAFNSVGLALYPDNLMRFATDPWICLPVVAVAVTGGLGFPVLFEILRGRSRRRGRWSLHTKITVPVYLGLIAVGTLVVLTVEWSKAGTLGPYGVGEKLLIGLFHGAMPGTAGFNTIDIAQLQPATMLVHDVLMFIGGGSAGTTGGIKVTTFALIAFVLLAEVRAEPSVHVMGRKISAEVQRQAVTVALLGVGVVMTATMILLATTQFRLDDVLFETTSAFGGVGMSTGITAKLPPVAQLVIIVLMFIGRVGSITLVSALALRERRRRYELPEERPIVG, encoded by the coding sequence GTGATCTCCGGCCCGGCCATGTCCGGCTGGCGGCACCCCGCCCGCCTCGTCGTCCTCGCCTTCCTGGCCGCCACCGCCGCCGGGACGGCCCTGTTCATGCTCCCCGTCGCCGCCGAGCCCGGCCGCTCAACGGGCCTGTTGACCGCCCTGTTCACCGCTGTCTCCGGCATCACCGGCACCGGTCTGGCCGTGGTGGACACCGGTGCGCACTGGTCGACGTTCGGCGAGGTCGTGCTGCTGGTGCTGTGCCAGATCGGCGGCTTCGGCATCATGACGATGGCCTCGGTGCTGGCGTTGCTGGTGTCGCACCGGCTCGGGTTGCACATGCAGCTCACCGTCAAGACCGAGACGAACACCCTCAACCTCGGGCATGTCCGCCGGGTCATCGCGGGTGTGGTCACGATCAGCCTGGCAGTCGAGGCGATCGGCGCCGCGGTGCTCGCGACGAGGTTCTGGCTGGGCTATGACATGACCCTGGGCAGGGCGCTGTACGAAGGCGTCTTCCACGCCGTGTCGGCGTTCAACAGCGTCGGGCTCGCGCTCTACCCGGACAACCTCATGCGGTTCGCGACGGACCCGTGGATCTGCCTGCCGGTCGTGGCGGTGGCGGTCACGGGCGGGCTCGGGTTTCCCGTGCTGTTCGAGATCCTGCGCGGCAGGAGCAGGCGCAGGGGCCGGTGGTCGTTGCACACCAAGATCACGGTGCCCGTCTACCTGGGGCTGATCGCGGTCGGCACGCTGGTGGTGCTGACGGTCGAGTGGAGCAAGGCCGGCACGCTCGGGCCGTACGGGGTGGGGGAGAAGCTCCTCATCGGGCTCTTCCACGGTGCCATGCCGGGGACGGCCGGGTTCAACACCATCGACATCGCGCAGCTGCAGCCGGCGACGATGCTGGTGCACGACGTGCTGATGTTCATCGGCGGTGGCAGTGCGGGGACGACGGGTGGCATCAAGGTCACCACGTTCGCGCTGATCGCCTTCGTGCTGCTGGCCGAGGTGCGGGCCGAGCCGAGTGTGCACGTCATGGGGCGCAAGATCAGCGCCGAGGTGCAGCGGCAGGCGGTCACGGTGGCGTTGCTCGGGGTCGGTGTCGTGATGACGGCGACGATGATCTTGCTGGCCACCACGCAGTTCCGGCTCGACGACGTGCTGTTCGAGACCACCTCCGCGTTCGGCGGGGTGGGGATGTCCACCGGCATCACGGCCAAGCTGCCGCCGGTGGCCCAGTTGGTCATCATCGTGCTGATGTTCATCGGCAGGGTCGGGTCGATCACCCTGGTGTCGGCCCTGGCGCTGCGGGAACGCCGGCGCCGCTACGAACTACCCGAGGAGCGACCCATTGTCGGATAG
- a CDS encoding potassium channel family protein: MSDRQASRVVVIGLGRFGSSLALELIAQGTEVMVVDSDPKLVQRYADDFTHAVVADSTDAEVMRQLGVDEFQHAVVGIGTNLEASILTAVVLVDFGIQTIWAKAISHEHRRILERIGVHRVVLPEHEMGERVAHMVTGRVLDYIEFEDDYAMIKTRAPEEAVGHALGKSKLRAKYGVTVVGVKRSGEGFTYATTDTVVERGDVLIIAGKTADVERLADKT; the protein is encoded by the coding sequence TTGTCGGATAGGCAGGCTTCCCGCGTCGTCGTGATCGGGCTGGGCCGATTCGGCAGCTCGCTCGCGCTGGAACTGATCGCCCAGGGCACCGAGGTCATGGTGGTCGACTCGGACCCGAAGCTGGTGCAGCGGTACGCCGACGACTTCACCCACGCCGTCGTCGCCGACAGCACCGACGCCGAGGTCATGCGGCAGCTCGGGGTCGACGAGTTCCAGCACGCGGTGGTGGGCATCGGCACGAACCTCGAGGCCAGCATCCTCACCGCGGTGGTGCTGGTCGACTTCGGCATCCAGACGATCTGGGCCAAGGCGATCAGCCACGAGCACCGCCGGATCCTCGAACGCATCGGTGTCCACCGGGTCGTGCTGCCCGAGCACGAGATGGGTGAACGCGTGGCGCACATGGTCACCGGGCGGGTGCTGGACTACATCGAGTTCGAGGACGACTACGCGATGATCAAGACGCGCGCGCCGGAGGAGGCGGTCGGGCACGCGCTCGGTAAGAGCAAGCTGCGCGCCAAGTACGGCGTCACCGTCGTCGGTGTCAAGCGCTCCGGTGAGGGCTTCACCTACGCCACCACCGACACCGTGGTCGAACGCGGCGACGTGCTCATCATCGCCGGCAAGACCGCGGACGTCGAACGGCTGGCCGACAAGACCTGA
- a CDS encoding DUF6286 domain-containing protein produces the protein MTRRSRRSLPAVCVSLLLLGVCVLVAVCAIQLALGETPLVSYSAVAGTLHETSWAAREVLIFGAVVAAVGLLLVLVSVVPGRARTAPLDERTSISRRGLRNAVRAAARVDGVESASVRVARSRVKASVRTRRTNTDGMADVVRESVQQRLSEIALARTPRVVVRVKASRGAS, from the coding sequence ATGACCCGCAGGTCGCGCCGGTCGTTGCCGGCGGTGTGCGTTTCCCTGCTGTTGTTGGGTGTGTGCGTGCTGGTGGCCGTGTGCGCGATCCAGCTGGCGTTGGGCGAGACGCCGCTCGTGTCGTATTCGGCTGTCGCCGGAACGCTGCACGAGACGTCGTGGGCCGCCAGGGAAGTGCTGATCTTCGGCGCTGTGGTGGCGGCGGTCGGGCTGCTGCTGGTGCTGGTCTCGGTCGTGCCGGGGCGGGCGCGGACGGCCCCGCTGGACGAGCGCACGTCGATCTCGCGGCGGGGCCTGCGCAACGCGGTCCGGGCGGCCGCGCGGGTGGACGGGGTCGAGTCGGCGTCCGTCCGGGTGGCGCGCAGCCGGGTGAAGGCCTCCGTGCGCACCCGGCGGACGAACACCGACGGGATGGCCGATGTCGTGCGCGAGTCGGTGCAGCAGCGGCTTTCGGAGATCGCGCTCGCCCGCACGCCGCGGGTCGTGGTGCGGGTCAAGGCTTCCAGGGGTGCGTCGTGA
- a CDS encoding Asp23/Gls24 family envelope stress response protein, which yields MTTTLAAPARGLTTVADRAVGRIASRAAHEVAGVAGATASAHVTGGVAALDVRLDLHYPTPVATTTAAVRAHLAERVGALTGLAVSVVDVSVAELRTAAEVTRRVR from the coding sequence ATGACGACCACGCTCGCCGCGCCCGCGCGCGGCCTCACCACGGTGGCCGACCGCGCTGTCGGCCGGATCGCCTCCCGTGCGGCGCACGAGGTCGCCGGTGTCGCGGGCGCCACCGCCAGTGCGCACGTCACCGGCGGGGTCGCCGCGTTGGACGTGCGGCTGGACCTGCACTACCCCACGCCGGTGGCGACGACGACCGCCGCCGTCCGCGCGCACCTGGCGGAACGGGTCGGCGCGCTCACCGGGCTGGCGGTGTCCGTTGTCGACGTTTCCGTGGCGGAGCTGCGGACGGCGGCCGAGGTGACCAGGAGGGTGCGATGA
- a CDS encoding Asp23/Gls24 family envelope stress response protein: MTTQTADKNSVAGNGNNKLVTDRGATTISEVVVQKVAGLAAREIKGVHALGGGATRALSALRDRIPGATASAGQGVSVEVGERQAAVDLELVVDYGVPIADLAKSVRGNVIAAIEQITGLEVVEVNINVNDVHIPADDDGAEPESNGSRVQ; this comes from the coding sequence ATGACCACGCAGACCGCGGACAAGAACAGCGTTGCGGGCAACGGCAACAACAAGCTCGTCACCGACCGGGGTGCGACCACCATCTCGGAAGTGGTGGTGCAGAAGGTCGCCGGGCTCGCGGCGCGGGAGATCAAGGGCGTGCACGCGCTCGGCGGCGGTGCGACGCGGGCGCTGAGCGCGTTGCGCGACCGGATCCCCGGTGCGACCGCGAGTGCCGGTCAGGGTGTGTCGGTCGAGGTCGGCGAGCGGCAGGCCGCGGTCGACCTGGAGCTCGTCGTGGACTACGGCGTGCCGATCGCGGACCTCGCGAAGTCGGTGCGCGGCAACGTGATCGCGGCGATCGAGCAGATCACCGGCCTCGAGGTGGTCGAGGTGAACATCAACGTCAACGACGTGCACATCCCGGCTGACGACGACGGCGCCGAGCCGGAGAGCAACGGCAGCCGAGTCCAGTGA
- a CDS encoding Asp23/Gls24 family envelope stress response protein, translating to MLETLETVVAAPVVAAVAVHAAERVPGVHVQPGVAALVSSVVRSARQHVKGLNPAPVEGVRLRYAGAAVLLEVDVVISGDDQAAAVARAVQRSVRAAVPELTGVEVGSVLVTVVDVAC from the coding sequence GTGCTCGAAACTCTCGAAACGGTCGTGGCGGCGCCGGTGGTGGCCGCGGTGGCGGTGCACGCGGCGGAACGCGTGCCCGGCGTGCACGTGCAGCCGGGCGTGGCCGCGCTGGTCAGCTCGGTGGTGCGCAGCGCGCGCCAGCACGTGAAAGGGCTGAACCCGGCGCCGGTCGAAGGGGTCAGGCTGCGGTACGCGGGTGCGGCCGTGCTGCTGGAGGTGGACGTGGTGATCTCGGGTGACGACCAGGCCGCCGCGGTGGCGCGGGCGGTGCAGCGGTCGGTGCGCGCGGCGGTGCCGGAGCTCACCGGGGTCGAGGTCGGATCGGTGCTGGTGACGGTGGTGGACGTCGCGTGCTGA
- a CDS encoding RNA polymerase sigma factor, with protein sequence MSVEAAALDDATLVARSRDGDMRAYEQLVRRYQGQMYRLALRVVGSAGDAEDVVQDVFLTTWRRLGQLKDDGAFVGWLYRTATNRCLNVLRQRRPVAVVELDDQPSVAPRERPERAVEVSAQMDALAVALRGLTPEQRACWVLREVHGRSYDEIAEAIGATQQAVRGRLARARAQLAEVMAPWR encoded by the coding sequence ATGAGCGTCGAGGCGGCCGCACTCGACGATGCCACGTTGGTGGCGCGTTCCCGTGACGGCGACATGCGTGCCTACGAGCAGTTGGTGCGCCGCTACCAGGGGCAGATGTACCGGCTGGCGCTGCGGGTGGTGGGCAGCGCGGGCGACGCGGAGGACGTGGTGCAGGACGTGTTCCTCACCACGTGGCGCCGGTTGGGGCAGCTCAAGGACGACGGGGCGTTCGTGGGGTGGCTCTACCGCACTGCCACGAACCGGTGCTTGAACGTGCTGCGGCAGCGCAGGCCGGTGGCCGTCGTCGAGCTCGACGACCAGCCGTCGGTGGCGCCGCGGGAACGGCCGGAGCGGGCGGTGGAGGTGAGTGCGCAGATGGACGCGCTGGCCGTGGCGTTGCGCGGGCTCACGCCGGAGCAGCGCGCGTGCTGGGTGCTGCGGGAGGTGCACGGGAGGTCGTACGACGAGATCGCGGAGGCGATCGGCGCGACGCAGCAGGCGGTGCGCGGAAGGCTCGCGCGAGCGCGGGCACAACTCGCGGAGGTGATGGCGCCGTGGAGGTGA
- a CDS encoding mannosyltransferase, producing MSERVRVVEARLLRFAPLVLGLSLAGYAWRLTFPESWGMIDLKVYWSLAPNILTDRLYTVTMPFTADFPLPFTYPPFGAVVFLPLSALPWVAAQVVWQLLSLVCLWWIVRTALGLLARRVGYDPRRALLWTGLALWCEPVRKTLDFGQINLVLVAFVFAAVVTVRNSVAGLGVGIGAGLKLTPAISGLYFLATRRWTAAAWSFAGFLLTVALGFAVSAPDSWRYWFHLLGAADRVGPVGSAINQSLRGALSRSFGYDVEMSWPWLLAVAVSGVLAFLALRSAVRASDTLAAVLAVQLFGLLVSPISWSHHWLWVIPVVLWLVHGPRPVLALPWVVVTGADLVTFLVNQQPSIWEIPRPWPLAALGWAYPALGLLTLAATPRLLRTTSEADRRARTREA from the coding sequence GTGAGTGAGCGGGTCCGCGTCGTCGAGGCACGGCTGCTGCGGTTCGCGCCGCTGGTGCTGGGCCTGTCGCTGGCCGGCTACGCCTGGCGGCTGACGTTCCCCGAGAGCTGGGGGATGATCGACCTCAAGGTGTACTGGAGCCTCGCGCCGAACATCCTCACCGACCGGCTCTACACGGTGACCATGCCGTTCACGGCGGACTTCCCGCTGCCGTTCACCTACCCGCCGTTCGGGGCGGTGGTGTTCCTGCCGCTGTCGGCGCTGCCGTGGGTCGCGGCGCAGGTCGTCTGGCAGCTGCTGTCGCTGGTGTGCCTGTGGTGGATCGTGCGGACGGCGCTGGGGCTGCTGGCTCGCCGGGTCGGGTACGACCCGCGGCGGGCGCTGCTGTGGACCGGGCTCGCGCTGTGGTGCGAGCCGGTGCGCAAGACCCTCGACTTCGGCCAGATCAACCTCGTGCTGGTCGCCTTCGTGTTCGCGGCGGTGGTGACCGTGCGCAACTCCGTGGCGGGCCTCGGGGTCGGGATCGGCGCCGGGCTGAAGCTGACTCCCGCGATCTCCGGGCTGTACTTCCTCGCGACCCGCCGGTGGACCGCGGCGGCGTGGTCGTTCGCGGGCTTCCTGCTGACCGTGGCGCTGGGGTTCGCCGTGTCCGCCCCGGACTCCTGGCGCTACTGGTTCCACCTGCTCGGCGCGGCCGACCGGGTCGGGCCGGTGGGGTCGGCGATCAACCAGTCGCTGCGCGGCGCGTTGTCCCGGTCCTTCGGCTACGACGTCGAGATGTCGTGGCCGTGGTTGCTCGCGGTGGCCGTGTCGGGTGTGCTGGCGTTCCTCGCCCTGCGCTCGGCCGTGCGCGCGTCGGACACGCTTGCCGCCGTGCTCGCCGTGCAGCTGTTCGGCCTGCTCGTGTCGCCGATCTCGTGGAGCCACCACTGGCTGTGGGTGATCCCGGTGGTGCTGTGGCTCGTCCACGGCCCTCGTCCGGTCCTCGCGCTGCCGTGGGTCGTCGTGACCGGCGCGGACCTGGTCACGTTCCTCGTCAACCAGCAACCCTCGATCTGGGAGATCCCCAGACCCTGGCCGCTCGCCGCGCTCGGCTGGGCCTACCCGGCGCTCGGCCTGCTCACCCTCGCCGCCACCCCGCGGCTGCTCAGGACGACCTCGGAGGCGGACCGCCGTGCGCGCACTCGCGAAGCTTGA
- a CDS encoding glycosyltransferase 87 family protein yields MRALAKLDRRLLAAAPWLLAVSVLARTWTLVTGFGNESIDLYVYWALAPHVLDGDLYRVTSPHSPPDFPLPFTYPPFGALVFLPLTWLFWGAAQWVFRLLSVLCLHWLVRVALRSVAPRWSPEWERRSLLWTAALLWTMPVFHTFEFGQVNLVLAACVLAALLARGSRAAGIGIGLAAGVKLVPAISGLYFLATRRWAAALWSLGAFAASVGLGFLVNFSQAEQYWFTLLGDPGRVGPVATAHNQSLRGALSRSLGYDVQMSWPWIVAGVVALVVALFALRAAVRAGDALIGVLSVQFLGLLLSPISWDHHWVWVAPLLVWLVHARVVPWARISLLVLWVPVMCWDVIAFQLSRQPTIWTISRPGWLSLIGWTYPALALLTLVVVAVAVRKPRVVDPVRAPELVPATG; encoded by the coding sequence GTGCGCGCACTCGCGAAGCTTGACCGGCGCCTGCTCGCCGCCGCCCCGTGGCTGCTGGCGGTGTCCGTGCTCGCGCGCACCTGGACGCTCGTCACCGGCTTCGGCAACGAGTCGATCGACCTGTACGTGTACTGGGCGCTGGCCCCGCACGTGCTCGACGGCGACCTCTACCGGGTGACGTCACCGCACTCGCCGCCCGACTTCCCGCTGCCCTTCACCTACCCGCCCTTCGGCGCGCTGGTGTTCCTGCCGCTGACCTGGCTGTTCTGGGGCGCGGCGCAGTGGGTCTTCCGGCTGCTGTCGGTGCTGTGCCTGCACTGGCTGGTGCGGGTGGCGCTGCGGTCGGTCGCCCCGCGGTGGTCGCCGGAGTGGGAGCGGCGTTCGCTGCTGTGGACCGCGGCGCTGCTGTGGACGATGCCGGTGTTCCACACGTTCGAGTTCGGCCAGGTCAACCTGGTGCTGGCGGCGTGCGTGCTGGCGGCGTTGCTGGCGCGGGGCTCGCGGGCGGCCGGGATCGGGATCGGCCTGGCGGCCGGCGTGAAGCTCGTGCCGGCGATCTCCGGGCTGTACTTCCTCGCGACGCGCCGGTGGGCGGCGGCGTTGTGGTCGCTGGGGGCGTTCGCCGCCTCGGTCGGGCTCGGGTTCCTGGTGAACTTCTCGCAGGCCGAGCAGTACTGGTTCACGTTGCTGGGCGACCCCGGCCGGGTGGGTCCGGTGGCGACCGCGCACAACCAGTCGTTGCGCGGCGCGTTGTCCCGGTCGCTGGGCTACGACGTGCAGATGTCGTGGCCGTGGATCGTCGCGGGCGTGGTGGCTCTCGTGGTGGCGTTGTTCGCGTTACGTGCGGCGGTGCGTGCGGGTGATGCGTTGATCGGTGTGCTGTCGGTGCAGTTCCTGGGGTTGCTGCTGTCGCCGATCTCCTGGGACCACCACTGGGTCTGGGTGGCGCCGCTGCTGGTCTGGCTGGTGCACGCGCGGGTGGTGCCGTGGGCGCGGATCTCGTTGCTGGTGCTGTGGGTTCCGGTGATGTGCTGGGACGTCATCGCGTTCCAGCTGAGCAGGCAGCCGACGATCTGGACGATCTCGCGGCCGGGCTGGCTGTCGTTGATCGGGTGGACGTACCCGGCGCTGGCGTTGCTGACGCTGGTCGTGGTCGCTGTTGCCGTGCGGAAGCCGCGGGTGGTCGACCCGGTACGGGCACCGGAGCTGGTGCCCGCGACGGGGTGA
- a CDS encoding SbcC/MukB-like Walker B domain-containing protein: protein MVRRSLDVLSKREQRVDRALRELTAAAAEHGLPTERQALNAVADAVNAFRAADAWIDEHATLVATRREAERAAEQAQRSRLAAEQREDEADVADAAASRLDSELDAVEGTIGVDYRGVLDQLSALRNELDEVKRQASGNRREISGLAERLGQLTTRRATDAENRDNATHLRDQAATRFRRLANGSFPADSGLPGLAAFTEALTTSPGVRAALDAARTVAASWPTLPHSPKNIGDAAHRLAEEVHASREVLGARADLELDSDEDVQVFSAMVDGMRIGASALHDRLRSDAERSREDITAQERELFDRTLTGDTRRHLAARIRQAHELVDGMNARLERVRTASKVAVRLVWEVSPDLPAGTKAARDLLLKDPVRLSEADRESLHRFFRERVEQAKGDESAAGWEQQLGQVFDYTAWHRFVVKLDRMNGTGWQPLTKKLHGALSGGEKAIALHLPLFAAVAAHYQAVTRAPRVILLDEVFVGVDSVNRGQVFELLSALDLDLVLTSDHEWCTYRELDGIAIHQLITGGDGEDAVTTARFVWNGAELLDEQEDVDS, encoded by the coding sequence GTGGTCCGGCGCTCGCTGGACGTCCTGTCGAAGCGCGAGCAGCGCGTGGACCGCGCCCTGCGGGAGCTGACCGCGGCCGCGGCCGAGCACGGCCTGCCCACGGAGCGGCAGGCGCTCAACGCCGTGGCGGACGCCGTGAACGCCTTCCGCGCCGCCGACGCGTGGATCGACGAGCACGCCACCCTGGTCGCGACGCGTCGCGAAGCCGAGCGAGCCGCTGAGCAGGCGCAGCGCTCCCGGCTCGCCGCCGAGCAGCGGGAGGACGAGGCGGACGTGGCCGACGCCGCCGCCAGCAGGCTGGACAGCGAGCTGGACGCCGTCGAGGGCACCATCGGCGTCGACTACCGGGGTGTGCTCGACCAGCTCAGCGCCCTGCGGAACGAGCTCGACGAGGTCAAGCGGCAGGCGAGCGGCAACCGCAGGGAGATCAGCGGCCTGGCCGAGCGGCTGGGCCAGCTGACCACCCGGCGCGCCACCGACGCGGAGAACCGCGACAACGCCACCCACCTGCGCGACCAGGCGGCCACCCGGTTCCGCCGGCTGGCGAACGGCAGCTTCCCCGCCGACAGCGGCTTGCCCGGCCTGGCGGCGTTCACCGAGGCGCTCACGACGTCCCCCGGCGTCCGGGCGGCCCTCGACGCGGCGAGGACGGTCGCGGCCTCGTGGCCGACTCTGCCGCACTCACCGAAGAACATCGGCGACGCCGCCCACCGGCTGGCCGAGGAGGTGCACGCGTCCCGCGAGGTGCTCGGCGCTCGCGCCGACCTCGAACTCGACTCCGACGAGGACGTCCAGGTCTTCTCCGCGATGGTGGACGGCATGCGCATCGGCGCGTCGGCGTTGCACGACCGGCTCCGGTCCGACGCGGAACGCAGCCGGGAGGACATCACCGCGCAGGAACGCGAACTGTTCGACCGCACCCTCACCGGCGACACCCGCCGCCACCTCGCCGCCCGGATACGGCAGGCGCACGAGCTGGTCGACGGCATGAACGCCCGCCTGGAGCGGGTGCGCACGGCGTCCAAGGTGGCGGTGCGGCTGGTGTGGGAAGTCTCGCCGGACCTGCCGGCCGGCACGAAAGCGGCGCGCGACCTCCTGCTCAAGGACCCGGTGCGGTTGAGCGAGGCCGATCGCGAGTCGCTGCACCGGTTCTTCCGCGAGCGCGTCGAGCAGGCCAAGGGCGACGAGTCCGCCGCGGGCTGGGAACAACAACTGGGGCAGGTGTTCGACTACACCGCCTGGCACCGGTTCGTGGTGAAGCTCGACCGCATGAACGGCACGGGCTGGCAACCGTTGACCAAGAAACTGCACGGAGCGCTCTCCGGCGGCGAGAAGGCGATCGCCCTGCACCTCCCCCTGTTCGCCGCCGTGGCAGCCCACTACCAGGCGGTCACCCGGGCACCGCGGGTCATCCTGCTGGACGAGGTCTTCGTCGGCGTCGACTCCGTCAACCGCGGCCAGGTCTTCGAGCTGCTGTCCGCACTGGACCTGGACCTGGTGCTCACCTCCGACCACGAGTGGTGCACCTACCGCGAACTGGACGGCATCGCGATCCACCAGCTGATCACGGGCGGCGACGGGGAAGATGCCGTCACCACCGCGCGCTTCGTGTGGAACGGGGCTGAACTGCTCGACGAGCAGGAAGACGTGGACAGCTGA